One window of the Streptomyces asoensis genome contains the following:
- a CDS encoding helix-turn-helix domain-containing protein: MPRWRALPDELDPQVREFAEQLRRVVDRTGLSVAAVADRTGYSKTSWERYLNGRLLAPKGAIVALAEVTGTPPIHLTTMWELAERAWSRSEMRHDRTVEAVRISQARAALGEFGPPPDVRESGAGESDVGRIAVTPGIAGPAGVSPTMPASRDARTTADGAPGGSGPRRTTLFLAGVVGVVTIVVGAFLLTDGGDPQQAVGTTGPSSPASAGPSTALPSGVLCGGADCTGRDAEEMGCSGDLVTTAKTATVGATLVEVRYSRTCGAAWGRITQAAQGDGVRVTVGSVRQTGAITVAGDTIAYTPMVAVKNAADATACAVLASGQQGCTP, encoded by the coding sequence ATGCCTCGCTGGAGGGCTTTGCCCGATGAACTCGACCCGCAGGTAAGGGAGTTCGCCGAGCAGTTGCGCCGGGTCGTGGACCGCACGGGACTGAGTGTCGCGGCGGTGGCCGACCGTACGGGCTACAGCAAGACGTCCTGGGAGCGGTATCTCAACGGCCGGCTGCTCGCCCCCAAGGGCGCGATCGTCGCGCTGGCCGAGGTCACCGGCACGCCTCCCATCCATCTCACCACCATGTGGGAACTGGCCGAGCGGGCCTGGAGCCGCTCGGAGATGCGGCACGACCGGACCGTGGAGGCCGTCCGGATCTCCCAGGCGCGGGCCGCGCTGGGGGAGTTCGGGCCGCCGCCCGATGTGCGCGAGAGCGGTGCGGGCGAGAGCGATGTGGGCCGGATCGCGGTGACCCCGGGCATCGCGGGACCGGCGGGCGTGTCGCCGACGATGCCGGCGTCGCGGGACGCGCGCACCACGGCCGACGGCGCCCCGGGTGGTTCCGGCCCGCGGCGGACGACGCTGTTCCTCGCGGGGGTCGTGGGGGTGGTGACGATCGTCGTGGGCGCGTTCCTGCTGACCGACGGAGGGGACCCGCAGCAGGCGGTGGGCACCACCGGCCCGTCCTCGCCCGCCTCGGCCGGGCCGAGCACCGCCCTGCCCTCCGGGGTGCTGTGCGGTGGCGCCGACTGCACGGGCCGGGACGCGGAGGAGATGGGGTGCAGCGGCGACCTCGTGACGACGGCGAAGACCGCGACGGTCGGCGCGACCCTGGTCGAGGTCCGTTACAGCAGGACGTGCGGGGCGGCCTGGGGCCGGATCACCCAGGCCGCGCAGGGCGACGGGGTGCGGGTGACCGTGGGTTCGGTGCGGCAGACCGGCGCCATCACGGTGGCCGGCGACACGATCGCGTACACCCCGATGGTGGCGGTGAAGAACGCCGCGGACGCGACGGCGTGCGCGGTACTGGCGTCGGGACAGCAGGGGTGCACCCCCTGA
- a CDS encoding malate dehydrogenase, which yields MTRTPVNVTVTGAAGQIGYALLFRIASGQLLGADVPVKLRLLEITPALKAAEGTAMELDDCAFPLLQGIDISDDPNVAFDGANVALLVGARPRTKGMERGDLLEANGGIFKPQGKAINDHAADDIKVLVVGNPANTNALIAQAAAPDVPAERFTAMTRLDHNRALTQLAKKTGSTVADIKRLTIWGNHSATQYPDIFHATIAGKNAAETVNDEKWLAEDFIPTVAKRGAAIIEARGASSAASAANAAIDHVYTWVNGTADGDWASMGIPSDGSYGVPEGLISSFPVTTKDGSYEIVQGLDINEFSRARIDASVQELAEEREAVRGLGLI from the coding sequence ATGACCCGCACTCCCGTGAACGTCACCGTCACCGGCGCGGCCGGCCAGATCGGTTACGCCCTGCTCTTCCGCATCGCCTCCGGCCAGCTGCTCGGCGCGGACGTGCCGGTCAAGCTGCGCCTGCTGGAGATCACCCCCGCCCTGAAGGCCGCCGAGGGCACCGCCATGGAGCTCGACGACTGCGCGTTCCCGCTGCTCCAGGGCATCGACATCAGCGACGACCCGAACGTCGCCTTCGACGGCGCCAACGTCGCCCTCCTCGTCGGCGCCCGCCCGCGCACCAAGGGCATGGAGCGCGGTGACCTCCTCGAGGCCAACGGCGGCATCTTCAAGCCGCAGGGCAAGGCCATCAACGACCACGCCGCGGACGACATCAAGGTCCTGGTCGTCGGCAACCCGGCCAACACCAACGCCCTGATCGCCCAGGCCGCCGCCCCGGACGTACCGGCCGAGCGCTTCACCGCGATGACCCGCCTCGACCACAACCGCGCGCTGACCCAGCTCGCGAAGAAGACGGGCTCTACGGTCGCCGACATCAAGCGGCTGACCATCTGGGGCAACCACTCCGCGACCCAGTACCCGGACATCTTCCACGCCACGATCGCCGGCAAGAACGCGGCCGAGACCGTGAACGACGAGAAGTGGCTGGCCGAGGACTTCATCCCGACCGTCGCCAAGCGCGGCGCGGCCATCATCGAGGCGCGTGGCGCGTCCTCCGCCGCCTCCGCCGCCAACGCGGCCATCGACCACGTGTACACCTGGGTCAACGGCACGGCGGACGGCGACTGGGCCTCCATGGGCATCCCGTCGGACGGCTCCTACGGCGTCCCGGAGGGCCTGATCTCCTCCTTCCCGGTCACCACCAAGGACGGCTCGTACGAGATCGTCCAGGGCCTGGACATCAACGAGTTCTCCCGCGCCCGCATCGACGCGTCGGTGCAGGAGCTGGCGGAGGAGCGCGAGGCGGTCCGCGGCCTCGGCCTCATCTGA
- a CDS encoding DUF397 domain-containing protein: MRALDLSNVTWRKSSYSNSDAGECLEVSDDFLSTANWRKSSYSNTTGGECLEVAEGIPALVPVRDSKAPSQGALLFGASAWAAFVGAVKRS; the protein is encoded by the coding sequence GTGCGAGCCCTCGACCTGAGCAACGTGACCTGGCGCAAGTCCAGCTACAGCAACTCGGATGCCGGCGAATGCCTCGAAGTCTCCGACGACTTCCTGAGCACCGCCAACTGGCGCAAGAGCAGCTACAGCAACACCACCGGCGGTGAGTGCCTCGAAGTCGCCGAAGGCATCCCCGCTCTCGTCCCCGTGCGGGACAGCAAGGCCCCCTCCCAGGGGGCCCTCTTGTTCGGGGCGAGTGCCTGGGCCGCGTTCGTAGGGGCCGTCAAGCGGAGCTGA
- a CDS encoding helix-turn-helix domain-containing protein: MPSRRVVTGRSQEPRRRFAEELRLLRSGRGESLRQVGERLGWDPSTFGKMESGESLGSPEIVEALDQHYGTPGLLLTLWELALADNSQFKERYRQYMAREAEARALWHFSVSLLPGLLQTSAYASEVISLHGSSGSELEHHVNARLGRQKLLEGNDAPPFRTIVSEAVLRTPLRCTKAWQEQLECLLEAADRPNITVQVLPFDAGLHGLASTSLMFLRMPDGTTVAHAENAHRGQLIQESSSVELLLQRYDAMRDQALSPAESRKFIMQLLEELPCEPST, translated from the coding sequence ATGCCATCGCGACGAGTGGTCACCGGACGGAGCCAGGAACCGCGCCGCCGGTTCGCCGAGGAGCTGCGGCTGCTGCGCAGCGGGCGCGGGGAGAGTCTGCGCCAGGTCGGCGAGCGGCTGGGCTGGGACCCGTCCACGTTCGGCAAGATGGAGAGCGGGGAGTCACTGGGCAGCCCCGAGATCGTCGAGGCGCTCGACCAGCACTACGGGACGCCGGGGTTGCTGCTGACGCTGTGGGAACTGGCGTTGGCGGACAACAGCCAGTTCAAAGAGCGGTACCGGCAGTACATGGCCCGGGAGGCGGAAGCGCGCGCCCTCTGGCACTTCAGCGTCAGCTTGCTGCCCGGCCTGCTGCAAACGTCGGCCTACGCGAGCGAGGTCATCTCGCTGCATGGCTCCAGCGGCTCGGAACTCGAGCACCATGTGAATGCCCGGCTCGGACGGCAGAAGCTGTTGGAGGGGAACGACGCACCCCCGTTCCGCACCATCGTCTCCGAGGCAGTGCTACGGACGCCTTTGCGCTGCACGAAGGCGTGGCAGGAGCAGTTGGAGTGCCTGCTGGAAGCTGCCGACCGCCCCAACATCACCGTGCAGGTGCTTCCGTTCGACGCCGGGCTCCATGGACTGGCCAGCACCAGCTTGATGTTCCTCCGGATGCCCGACGGAACCACTGTCGCCCACGCGGAGAACGCTCACAGAGGCCAACTCATCCAGGAATCCTCCTCAGTTGAGCTGCTTCTGCAGCGCTACGATGCAATGCGTGACCAGGCGCTTTCCCCTGCCGAGTCACGAAAGTTCATCATGCAGCTCTTGGAGGAATTGCCGTGCGAGCCCTCGACCTGA
- a CDS encoding MFS transporter, whose translation MPSHALKRSTLLALCACVLVAQSMVAAINLLIPQLGSSTLHPSHTEILWTVDAYVIAFAGLLIPAGALGDRYGRKGALLAGLGLFAAGAATSAFAPDPAVLIAGRGISGAGAALITPATMSILVHLAGPRRRAQAMASWTLAIGLGGLAGNLGGGLVGQFLTWRALFGAMVPLAALLALAVALTTPRTDRSAHSNLDPLGTLLLTAGLVAVLFGIIEGPDHGWTSPRILGSFGAGAVLIAAFALQSLRSRAPLFDPRVFRSPALRATGLGLTTGFFGLFALFFVNSQYLQEVKGYGPAVTGLAIVPLITGMALVPKLAARWSAHPRPVIGTGLALIGLGLLGASTADAGTPYAVYACWLLVISAGTGLSMPALTLGVVTSLPHHQAGLGSGLSTSAREIGAALGVAVTGTVLAGHTDFMDGMGPALRTVAVVVLAATAVVVTGLRDRGAAAADQAVPANHLIPERR comes from the coding sequence GTGCCCTCGCACGCCCTGAAACGGTCCACCCTTCTCGCGCTGTGCGCCTGTGTGCTGGTCGCGCAGAGCATGGTCGCCGCGATCAACCTCCTCATCCCGCAGCTGGGTTCGTCGACCCTGCACCCCTCGCACACCGAGATCCTGTGGACCGTCGACGCCTACGTCATCGCGTTCGCCGGTCTGCTCATCCCGGCCGGTGCGCTCGGCGACCGCTACGGCCGCAAGGGCGCCCTGCTCGCCGGGCTCGGCCTGTTCGCCGCGGGCGCCGCCACCAGCGCGTTCGCACCCGACCCGGCGGTACTGATCGCGGGCCGGGGCATCTCGGGAGCGGGCGCGGCACTGATCACCCCGGCGACGATGTCGATCCTCGTCCACCTCGCCGGACCGCGGCGCAGGGCCCAGGCGATGGCGTCCTGGACCCTCGCCATCGGCCTCGGCGGCCTGGCGGGCAACCTGGGCGGCGGCCTGGTCGGCCAGTTCCTGACCTGGCGGGCCCTGTTCGGCGCGATGGTCCCGCTGGCGGCCCTGCTGGCGCTCGCCGTGGCACTGACCACCCCGCGCACCGACCGCTCCGCGCACAGCAACCTCGACCCGCTGGGCACCCTGCTGCTCACCGCCGGGCTGGTCGCCGTCCTCTTCGGCATCATCGAGGGACCGGACCACGGCTGGACCTCGCCGCGCATCCTGGGCTCGTTCGGCGCGGGGGCCGTCCTGATCGCCGCCTTCGCCCTCCAGTCCCTGCGCTCCCGCGCACCCCTCTTCGACCCCCGCGTGTTCCGCTCCCCCGCCCTGCGCGCGACCGGCCTCGGCCTGACGACGGGCTTCTTCGGCCTGTTCGCGCTGTTCTTCGTCAACTCCCAGTACCTCCAGGAGGTGAAGGGCTACGGGCCCGCCGTCACCGGGCTCGCGATCGTCCCCCTGATCACCGGCATGGCCCTCGTCCCGAAGCTCGCCGCCCGCTGGTCGGCGCACCCGCGCCCGGTCATCGGCACCGGACTCGCCCTGATCGGCCTGGGCCTGCTCGGCGCGTCCACCGCGGACGCCGGCACGCCCTACGCGGTGTACGCCTGCTGGCTGCTGGTCATCTCCGCGGGCACGGGCCTGTCGATGCCCGCCCTCACCCTGGGCGTCGTCACCTCGCTCCCCCACCACCAGGCGGGCCTCGGCTCCGGCCTCAGCACCTCGGCCCGCGAGATCGGCGCGGCCCTGGGCGTCGCGGTCACCGGCACGGTCCTGGCCGGTCACACCGACTTCATGGACGGCATGGGCCCGGCCCTGCGCACGGTCGCCGTGGTCGTCCTGGCCGCGACCGCCGTGGTCGTGACCGGCCTGCGCGACCGGGGGGCGGCGGCTGCCGACCAGGCAGTACCGGCGAATCACCTGATCCCGGAACGGCGTTGA
- a CDS encoding helix-turn-helix domain-containing GNAT family N-acetyltransferase has protein sequence MQAEQVQAEQVAAFRRFNRYITRRIGALDDHYLGQGRPLGEARLLFEVADAETGVSLRTLRTRLGLDAGYLSRMAKALEAQGMVRISVHPDDNRLRMVELTPAGHVELEEQNRRADVRTADLLTGLGAQQRAELTEAMATARRLLRLAAITVEQVDGAAPDARACLEAYAADLTARFGSFTASDLVGPAEVSGATGAFFVAYEEGRAVGCGGLRTLEPGVGELKHVWVHPDARRLGLARRILGHLERAAAERGLYLLRLDTNASLTEARAMYRACGYREIPAYVDHVYADHWFEKRLSTSTTAD, from the coding sequence ATGCAGGCGGAGCAGGTGCAGGCGGAGCAGGTGGCGGCCTTCCGCCGCTTCAACCGCTACATCACGCGCCGGATCGGCGCCCTGGACGACCACTACCTCGGCCAGGGCCGCCCGCTGGGCGAGGCCCGGCTGCTGTTCGAGGTCGCCGACGCCGAGACCGGCGTGTCCCTGCGCACGCTGCGCACCCGGCTCGGCCTCGACGCCGGGTATCTGAGCCGGATGGCGAAAGCCCTGGAGGCGCAGGGCATGGTCCGCATCAGCGTGCACCCCGACGACAACCGGCTACGGATGGTCGAACTGACCCCGGCCGGACACGTCGAGCTCGAGGAACAGAACCGCCGCGCCGACGTGCGCACGGCGGACCTGCTGACCGGACTCGGCGCGCAGCAGCGCGCGGAACTGACCGAGGCGATGGCCACGGCGCGCCGGCTGCTGCGCCTGGCGGCCATCACCGTCGAGCAGGTCGACGGCGCCGCGCCGGACGCCCGCGCCTGCCTGGAGGCCTACGCCGCCGACCTCACCGCCCGCTTCGGCAGCTTCACGGCGTCCGACCTGGTCGGCCCGGCGGAGGTCTCCGGCGCGACCGGCGCCTTCTTCGTCGCGTACGAGGAGGGGCGGGCGGTGGGCTGCGGAGGGCTGCGCACGCTGGAACCCGGCGTCGGCGAGCTCAAGCACGTCTGGGTGCACCCGGACGCCCGCCGCCTCGGCCTGGCCCGGCGGATCCTCGGGCATCTGGAGCGCGCGGCGGCCGAACGCGGCCTGTACCTGCTGCGCCTGGACACGAACGCGTCACTCACCGAGGCGCGGGCGATGTACCGGGCGTGCGGATACCGGGAGATCCCGGCCTACGTCGACCACGTCTACGCCGACCACTGGTTCGAGAAGCGGCTCTCCACGTCGACGACCGCCGACTGA
- a CDS encoding aldehyde dehydrogenase family protein, with product MADRTEQPEQRDHRTIHAGGEWLEAVSGATREILDPADGRPFAVVAEGDEKDTDLAVAAARTAFDEGDWPHTPVVERAALLYRVADLLVRDRERLGLLESRDAGKTLEEGRVDIDCVADAFRYFAGLVAAEASGRVVDAGSPDIHSVVVHEPVGVCALITPWNYPLLQASWKIAPALAAGNTFVVKPSEITPMTTIALIDLLLEAGLPAGVAGIVTGPGHTVGARLAEHPDVDLVSFTGGLVSGTKVAQAAAPTVKKVALELGGKNPNVVFADACATDEGFDTAVDQALNAAFIHSGQVCSAGSRLIVEESVRDRFVGELARRAERIRLGRGTEDGVECGPLVSEQQRAKTEAYVASALAEGAVLRSGGRRPEPAPQRPESGYFYEPTVLDRCHREMKVVREEVFGPVLTVETFRTEDEAVALANDTEYGLAGAVWTADAGRARRVAGRLRHGTVWINDFHPYLPQAEWGGFGKSGVGRELGPAGLAEYRESKHIYQNLAPRPVRWFAG from the coding sequence ATGGCCGACAGGACGGAACAGCCGGAACAGCGAGACCACCGGACGATCCACGCGGGCGGAGAGTGGCTGGAAGCCGTCTCCGGCGCGACCCGCGAGATTCTCGACCCCGCGGACGGCCGCCCGTTCGCCGTGGTCGCGGAGGGCGACGAGAAGGACACCGACCTCGCGGTCGCGGCCGCCCGCACCGCTTTCGACGAGGGCGACTGGCCGCACACCCCCGTCGTCGAACGCGCCGCCCTGCTGTACCGCGTCGCCGATCTTCTCGTGCGCGATCGCGAACGGCTCGGCCTGCTGGAGAGCCGGGACGCGGGCAAGACGCTCGAGGAGGGGCGCGTCGACATCGACTGCGTCGCCGACGCCTTCCGCTACTTCGCCGGACTTGTCGCAGCCGAGGCCTCGGGCCGGGTGGTGGACGCGGGCTCGCCCGACATCCACAGCGTCGTCGTACACGAGCCGGTCGGCGTGTGCGCGCTCATCACCCCCTGGAACTACCCGCTGCTCCAGGCGAGTTGGAAGATCGCCCCGGCGCTCGCCGCGGGCAACACCTTTGTCGTCAAGCCGAGCGAGATCACCCCGATGACGACGATCGCGCTCATCGACCTGCTCCTCGAGGCCGGGCTGCCCGCCGGGGTCGCCGGCATCGTCACCGGCCCCGGGCACACGGTCGGCGCCCGGCTCGCCGAGCACCCCGACGTCGACCTCGTCTCCTTCACCGGCGGCCTGGTCAGCGGCACGAAGGTCGCCCAGGCGGCCGCCCCGACCGTCAAGAAGGTCGCCCTCGAACTCGGCGGCAAGAACCCCAACGTGGTCTTCGCCGACGCCTGCGCCACCGACGAGGGCTTCGACACCGCCGTCGACCAGGCCCTCAACGCCGCCTTCATCCACAGCGGCCAGGTCTGCTCGGCGGGCTCCCGGCTCATCGTCGAGGAGTCGGTCCGGGACCGTTTCGTCGGCGAACTCGCCCGCAGGGCCGAGCGGATCCGGCTCGGCCGCGGCACGGAGGACGGCGTCGAGTGCGGTCCGCTCGTCTCCGAGCAGCAGCGCGCCAAGACCGAGGCCTACGTCGCCTCCGCGCTCGCGGAGGGCGCGGTGCTGCGGTCCGGCGGCCGGCGCCCGGAACCCGCCCCGCAGCGACCGGAGTCCGGCTACTTCTACGAGCCCACCGTCCTCGACCGCTGCCACCGCGAGATGAAGGTCGTGCGGGAGGAGGTCTTCGGACCGGTCCTCACCGTCGAGACCTTCCGCACCGAGGACGAGGCCGTCGCCCTCGCCAACGACACCGAGTACGGCCTCGCGGGCGCCGTCTGGACCGCCGACGCGGGCCGGGCGCGCCGGGTCGCCGGCCGGCTGCGGCACGGCACCGTCTGGATCAACGACTTCCACCCCTATCTGCCGCAGGCGGAGTGGGGCGGCTTCGGAAAGAGCGGGGTGGGCCGCGAACTCGGCCCCGCCGGGCTCGCCGAGTACCGCGAGTCCAAGCACATCTACCAGAACCTCGCGCCGCGCCCCGTCCGCTGGTTCGCCGGCTGA
- a CDS encoding GMC family oxidoreductase, with amino-acid sequence MPENAHVYDYVVIGGGTAGSVIASRLTENPDTTVAVIEGGPSDVGRDDVLTLRRWMGLLGGELDYDYPTTEQPRGNSHIRHSRARVLGGCSSHNTLIAFKPLPSDFDEWEAAGARGWGAVPMEAYYARLLNNIVPVDEKDRNAIARDFVDAAQQATGVPRIEGFNQKPFDDGVGFFDLAYHPETNKRSSASVAYLHPVMDERPNLTILLESWAHRLELDGTRAEGVHVRTKDGEEILVRARREVVLCAGAVDSPRLLLHSGIGPKADLDALGIPVVLDLPGVGENLLDHPESVIVWETHGPLPENSAMDSDAGLFVRRDPGHQGPDLMFHFYQVPFTDNPERLGYERPPYGVSMTPNIPKPKSRGRLYLESADPSVKPALDFRYFTDEDDHDGRTLVDGIKIAREIAKTEPLAGWLKREVAPGPDITGDEELSEYARKVAHTVYHPAGTCRMGAEDDELAVVDPRLRIRGLEGIRIADASVFPTMTAVNPMIGVLMVGEKAVDLIGDDAR; translated from the coding sequence ATGCCAGAGAACGCACATGTCTACGACTATGTCGTCATCGGAGGCGGAACCGCCGGTTCCGTCATCGCCTCCCGGCTGACCGAGAACCCCGACACCACCGTCGCCGTCATCGAGGGCGGCCCCAGCGACGTCGGCCGCGACGACGTCCTCACCCTGCGCCGCTGGATGGGCCTGCTCGGTGGTGAGCTCGACTACGACTACCCGACCACCGAGCAGCCGCGCGGCAACTCCCACATCCGGCACAGCCGCGCCCGCGTCCTCGGCGGATGCTCCTCCCACAACACGCTCATCGCCTTCAAGCCGCTGCCGTCCGACTTCGACGAGTGGGAGGCGGCCGGGGCCCGGGGCTGGGGCGCGGTCCCGATGGAGGCGTACTACGCGCGCCTGCTGAACAACATCGTCCCGGTCGACGAGAAGGACCGGAACGCCATCGCCCGCGACTTCGTCGACGCCGCCCAGCAGGCGACCGGAGTGCCGCGGATCGAGGGCTTCAACCAGAAACCCTTCGACGACGGCGTCGGCTTCTTCGACCTCGCCTACCACCCGGAGACCAACAAGCGGTCGAGCGCCTCGGTGGCCTATCTGCACCCGGTGATGGACGAGCGGCCCAACCTGACGATCCTGCTGGAGAGCTGGGCCCACCGGCTGGAGCTCGACGGCACGCGCGCGGAAGGCGTGCACGTCCGCACCAAGGACGGCGAGGAGATCCTCGTACGGGCCCGCCGCGAGGTCGTGCTGTGCGCGGGCGCCGTCGACTCGCCCCGCCTCCTCCTGCACTCCGGCATCGGCCCGAAGGCCGACCTCGACGCGCTCGGCATACCCGTCGTGCTCGACCTGCCCGGCGTCGGCGAGAACCTCCTCGACCACCCCGAGTCGGTGATCGTCTGGGAGACCCACGGGCCGCTCCCGGAGAACTCCGCGATGGACTCCGACGCCGGTCTCTTCGTGCGCCGCGACCCCGGCCACCAGGGCCCCGACCTGATGTTCCACTTCTACCAGGTCCCCTTCACGGACAACCCGGAGCGCCTGGGCTACGAACGCCCGCCGTACGGCGTCTCGATGACCCCGAACATCCCCAAGCCGAAGTCCCGCGGCCGGCTCTACCTGGAGAGCGCGGACCCGTCCGTGAAGCCCGCTCTCGACTTCCGCTACTTCACCGACGAGGACGATCACGACGGCCGCACCCTCGTCGACGGGATCAAGATCGCCCGCGAGATCGCGAAGACCGAGCCGCTGGCCGGCTGGCTCAAGCGCGAGGTGGCGCCCGGCCCGGACATCACGGGCGACGAGGAACTGAGCGAGTACGCCCGCAAGGTCGCGCACACCGTCTACCACCCGGCGGGCACCTGCCGCATGGGCGCCGAGGACGACGAACTGGCCGTGGTGGACCCACGGTTGCGCATCCGAGGCCTGGAGGGCATCCGCATCGCGGACGCCTCCGTGTTCCCCACCATGACCGCCGTGAACCCCATGATCGGGGTGCTCATGGTCGGCGAGAAAGCCGTCGACCTGATCGGAGACGATGCGCGATGA